A genomic window from Planococcus rifietoensis includes:
- a CDS encoding glycosyl hydrolase family 28-related protein codes for MIELDRRYDPVQNNELIGQLLNDATPLEQTTRETEALFNDIKKDLPRVRIKRPVHFFEKLWSIFADEYEVADDNGYGTIVFGQDLFPEWKGKLDREYKKLDSTINRRVNIRDYGAVGDGITDCTEAFKKAIGNGRVEVTVPPGVYIVKGIRVPSWSRIVGAGKTASVIKLHPKAPKRSRLLTNSNYVTGNRNISIESLSLDWNVERLGQTERTNAWGNYSSCVTFAGVTYGWVRDVEAINPGLHCVDITSPLYNYAGDGMRGRGGSKYIWVDKVNGFGFGDDGLTTHHSDYVFVSNCHFSDPSGRAHKKGYSNSNGIEIDDGSRHVWLFNNSTSRCFGGIEIKAHANSSAASGVFISGHLSVNDNRSFNFRHIGHHLREDPESLSAYNIKAQRLVSLAPVETRLYKDSSPRSLVISGYRNVAINRFLFEGDPLYDYKGRPASAVQYRAEHISLSNGVVRGFRTAGSDISIMGGQQSARNVRVKNIMSVDSSNKTVAVGDDSKWIMVDGIRKQKADRL; via the coding sequence ATGATCGAATTGGACAGACGGTATGACCCTGTGCAAAACAATGAATTGATCGGGCAGCTGCTAAACGATGCGACTCCTCTAGAACAAACTACCAGGGAGACCGAAGCGCTGTTCAATGACATCAAGAAAGATCTTCCCCGCGTACGGATCAAACGGCCAGTCCATTTTTTCGAGAAGCTCTGGTCCATATTTGCCGATGAGTATGAAGTGGCGGATGATAACGGCTATGGCACTATCGTCTTCGGCCAGGACCTATTTCCGGAATGGAAAGGCAAACTGGACCGTGAATACAAAAAGCTCGATTCGACGATCAACCGGCGCGTCAACATACGCGATTACGGCGCAGTGGGCGATGGCATCACCGATTGCACCGAAGCGTTCAAAAAAGCGATCGGCAACGGCCGCGTGGAAGTGACGGTTCCGCCTGGCGTCTACATCGTCAAAGGCATACGCGTTCCGTCATGGAGCCGGATCGTCGGAGCGGGCAAGACCGCCTCCGTCATCAAGCTGCATCCGAAAGCACCGAAGCGTTCGCGTTTATTGACGAACTCCAATTACGTCACCGGCAACCGCAATATCTCGATCGAAAGCTTAAGTCTCGACTGGAACGTGGAACGCCTCGGCCAGACCGAACGCACCAATGCCTGGGGCAATTATTCGAGTTGCGTTACTTTTGCCGGCGTCACGTACGGCTGGGTGCGGGATGTCGAAGCGATTAATCCCGGACTGCATTGCGTCGACATCACATCGCCGCTTTATAATTACGCGGGCGACGGCATGCGCGGGCGGGGCGGCAGCAAATACATCTGGGTGGATAAAGTGAACGGCTTCGGTTTCGGGGACGACGGCTTAACGACCCATCACAGCGATTATGTTTTTGTCTCGAACTGCCATTTCTCCGATCCGAGCGGAAGAGCGCATAAAAAAGGCTACTCCAATTCCAATGGCATTGAAATCGATGACGGCTCGAGGCACGTCTGGCTGTTCAATAATTCGACCTCTCGCTGCTTCGGGGGCATCGAAATCAAAGCGCACGCCAACTCGTCGGCAGCGTCCGGCGTTTTCATTTCCGGCCATTTGTCGGTCAATGACAACCGCTCATTTAACTTTCGCCATATCGGCCATCACCTGCGGGAAGATCCCGAATCCTTGTCGGCCTATAATATCAAGGCGCAGCGGCTTGTTTCATTGGCGCCTGTGGAAACGCGGCTTTATAAAGATTCGTCTCCACGCTCGCTGGTCATTTCCGGTTACCGCAACGTTGCGATTAACCGCTTCCTGTTCGAAGGGGACCCGCTCTATGATTACAAAGGACGGCCCGCTTCCGCCGTACAATACCGTGCCGAGCACATTTCACTGTCAAATGGCGTCGTGCGCGGATTCCGCACAGCGGGGTCGGACATCTCGATCATGGGCGGCCAGCAGAGCGCGCGCAACGTCCGCGTCAAAAACATCATGAGCGTCGACTCATCGAACAAGACCGTCGCAGTGGGCGACGACAGCAAATGGATCATGGTCGACGGCATCCGCAAACAGAAAGCAGACCGCCTGTAG
- a CDS encoding LapA family protein, producing MKLQWLLLLGLVFAIIIAVFAVFNVDNVPVNYVFGESQWPLILVILVSALLGFLLSSILAMTRTYQLKRKVKTLQKEVAVKESLIATQQNEIAEYQRAGVTPDAMVVTGEERTYDADDSLRSQPKRDEFGVNDTEDRRPDTRRDGL from the coding sequence ATGAAATTGCAATGGCTCTTATTGCTTGGTCTAGTTTTTGCTATCATCATCGCGGTATTTGCAGTATTTAATGTCGATAATGTGCCGGTCAATTATGTGTTCGGCGAATCACAATGGCCATTGATCCTGGTCATTCTCGTGTCCGCGTTACTCGGCTTCCTGTTGTCGAGCATTCTCGCCATGACACGCACGTACCAATTGAAGCGCAAAGTGAAAACGCTCCAGAAAGAAGTGGCAGTCAAGGAATCGCTTATCGCCACGCAGCAGAACGAAATCGCAGAGTACCAACGCGCAGGCGTCACGCCTGATGCAATGGTCGTCACCGGGGAAGAACGGACGTACGATGCCGACGATTCGCTCCGGTCGCAGCCAAAACGCGACGAGTTCGGCGTCAACGATACAGAAGACCGCCGTCCGGACACGCGCCGCGACGGATTGTAA
- the recJ gene encoding single-stranded-DNA-specific exonuclease RecJ: MIESKKRWQLTSPDEQAVQNLQEALSLSSVLAKILVTRGIDTVEKAQEFLDVELSGIHNPFLMKDMDVAVARIQQAIEAEEKILVYGDYDADGVTSTTVMMTVLQDLGADVSFKIPNRFDHGYGPNAELFKEAHAEGINLIVTVDNGVSGIEPVRLANELGMDVIISDHHDIGDELPDALAVIHPRHPEGQYPFGELAGVGVAFKMAQALYGDIPDHLTELVAIGTIADLVPLHGENRVLVKEGLRALQDSPMPAIVALADVAGVKQRDITEETIGFMFGPRINAIGRLQSADPAVRMFMTDDPSEARSLADGLDVLNKERQAIVKAISEQAIEQVEARYGEQLPHVIVVSQEGWNPGVVGIVASKLTEKFYRPSIVLSLDLANGKAKGSARSIEGFHLYNELAKNRDILPHFGGHPMAAGMTLAAGDVDELRERLNEQAKASLTAEDLVPVVSIDIPVTLDEVDTDTIEGMRRLAPFGMGFAKPKFYLNGVKVAGIRKIGASQAHLKMELAQNGSTLDAVGFGIGELGDELTPDVKIDVIGDLQINEWNGRKKPQLLVEDIRTDEWQLFDIRGIRQVSRWSKLIPKQNQVFVAFQKETEAVFSSLLEGPIVAAQALAESDSGKDHLVLLDLPDSEEQLSAVLKQLRPKRVYAHFYAQESQYFERIPDRDQFKWLFGFVKKRGTFDFKKNGEELAKHKGWSRETLFFMLQVFFELGFVTLNNGITEIAQAPGKRDLSEAPAYKKRERQIALEQKLLYASYRDLKDWFDAQVSAKEEELWI; the protein is encoded by the coding sequence ATGATTGAATCGAAAAAAAGATGGCAATTGACAAGCCCGGATGAACAAGCCGTCCAGAACTTGCAAGAAGCGCTATCCTTGTCGTCTGTGCTGGCGAAGATCCTTGTCACGCGCGGCATTGACACAGTGGAAAAAGCGCAGGAATTTCTGGATGTCGAATTATCCGGCATACATAATCCGTTTCTGATGAAGGATATGGACGTCGCAGTGGCGCGTATCCAACAGGCGATTGAAGCGGAAGAGAAGATTCTCGTCTACGGCGATTACGACGCAGACGGAGTGACGAGCACGACGGTCATGATGACGGTTCTGCAGGATTTGGGGGCAGATGTATCCTTCAAGATCCCAAACCGCTTCGACCATGGCTACGGCCCGAATGCAGAGCTGTTCAAGGAAGCCCATGCAGAAGGCATCAACTTAATTGTCACGGTCGATAACGGCGTGTCAGGAATCGAGCCGGTGCGCTTGGCGAACGAACTCGGGATGGACGTCATCATCAGCGACCACCACGACATCGGCGATGAACTCCCCGACGCACTCGCGGTCATTCATCCACGGCATCCGGAAGGCCAGTACCCGTTCGGCGAACTGGCCGGTGTCGGCGTCGCGTTCAAAATGGCGCAAGCGCTCTACGGAGACATTCCGGACCATTTGACAGAACTTGTTGCGATCGGAACGATTGCCGACTTGGTGCCATTGCACGGCGAGAACCGCGTGCTCGTCAAAGAAGGCTTGCGCGCCTTGCAGGATTCACCGATGCCCGCGATTGTGGCGCTCGCGGATGTTGCAGGCGTTAAGCAGCGCGATATCACAGAAGAGACGATCGGCTTCATGTTCGGCCCGCGCATCAATGCGATTGGCCGTCTGCAATCAGCAGACCCGGCTGTGCGGATGTTCATGACTGACGATCCATCGGAAGCGAGATCACTTGCGGACGGTTTGGACGTTTTGAATAAAGAACGCCAGGCGATCGTCAAAGCAATCTCCGAGCAAGCGATCGAGCAAGTGGAAGCGCGCTACGGGGAACAGCTGCCGCACGTCATCGTCGTTTCACAAGAAGGGTGGAATCCCGGTGTTGTCGGCATCGTCGCATCGAAATTGACCGAAAAATTCTATCGTCCGTCGATTGTGCTGTCGCTCGACTTGGCAAACGGCAAAGCGAAGGGGTCGGCGCGCAGCATCGAAGGCTTCCATCTATACAACGAACTCGCCAAAAACCGCGACATCCTGCCGCATTTCGGCGGCCACCCGATGGCAGCAGGCATGACGCTTGCTGCGGGAGACGTCGATGAGTTGCGCGAACGTTTGAACGAACAAGCGAAAGCATCATTAACTGCAGAAGATTTGGTGCCGGTCGTGTCGATTGATATTCCCGTAACGCTCGATGAAGTGGATACGGATACGATTGAAGGCATGCGCCGCTTAGCGCCGTTTGGCATGGGCTTTGCCAAGCCGAAGTTTTATTTGAATGGCGTGAAAGTGGCGGGCATCCGCAAAATCGGCGCCAGCCAAGCGCATCTGAAGATGGAGCTGGCACAAAATGGCTCCACCTTGGATGCAGTCGGCTTCGGCATCGGGGAACTCGGCGATGAACTGACGCCCGATGTGAAAATCGATGTCATCGGCGACCTGCAGATCAACGAATGGAACGGCCGCAAAAAACCGCAGCTATTGGTAGAGGATATCCGCACGGACGAATGGCAGTTATTCGATATCCGCGGAATCCGTCAAGTCAGCCGCTGGTCGAAGCTCATCCCGAAACAAAACCAGGTGTTCGTCGCTTTCCAGAAAGAGACGGAAGCGGTATTCAGTTCGCTGTTAGAAGGGCCGATCGTTGCTGCACAAGCCCTTGCTGAATCGGATTCTGGGAAAGACCATCTTGTGCTGCTGGATCTGCCGGATTCAGAAGAACAATTGTCGGCCGTTCTCAAACAACTGCGTCCAAAGCGTGTCTATGCCCATTTCTATGCGCAGGAATCCCAGTATTTCGAGCGCATCCCGGACCGCGACCAATTCAAATGGCTGTTCGGTTTCGTCAAGAAGCGCGGCACCTTCGATTTCAAAAAGAACGGCGAAGAGCTCGCCAAACATAAAGGCTGGAGCCGGGAAACATTATTTTTCATGCTTCAGGTGTTTTTTGAACTCGGTTTTGTTACACTTAACAATGGAATTACCGAGATTGCACAGGCTCCGGGAAAACGCGATCTTTCAGAAGCGCCGGCTTACAAAAAGCGCGAGCGGCAGATTGCATTGGAACAAAAGCTCTTGTATGCATCCTATCGGGATCTAAAAGACTGGTTTGACGCCCAAGTGTCAGCCAAGGAGGAAGAATTATGGATTTAA
- the yajC gene encoding preprotein translocase subunit YajC, translated as METLIALSPLLLMFLLMWLFIIRPAQKRQKTTANMQSELKRGDRIVTIGGLHGQVDAVDDSTIYITVADGTRMQFERQAIARIVE; from the coding sequence ATGGAAACATTAATTGCGTTATCACCTTTACTATTGATGTTCTTGCTGATGTGGCTCTTCATCATCCGCCCGGCGCAAAAACGCCAAAAAACGACAGCCAACATGCAGTCGGAATTGAAGCGTGGGGACCGCATCGTCACGATCGGCGGCTTGCATGGCCAAGTCGACGCAGTAGACGATTCAACCATCTACATCACGGTAGCTGACGGCACGCGTATGCAATTCGAGCGCCAAGCAATCGCCCGCATCGTTGAATAA
- a CDS encoding post-transcriptional regulator: MMSYPEKYEQVLPALESKCSEFTYLQYETFTPEALWDYCLKKAWKKKKIEDMRLHEMVSDIMDLTASDFVAYHQVEAFKTANFFTEDSMEDLQQLLRPARQKPRGI; this comes from the coding sequence ATGATGAGCTATCCGGAAAAGTACGAGCAAGTGCTGCCGGCATTGGAGAGCAAATGCAGCGAATTCACGTATTTGCAATATGAAACATTTACCCCGGAAGCATTATGGGATTATTGCCTGAAAAAAGCGTGGAAAAAGAAAAAAATCGAAGACATGCGTTTGCATGAAATGGTGTCGGATATCATGGATCTGACAGCTTCCGATTTTGTCGCTTACCATCAGGTGGAAGCCTTTAAAACCGCGAACTTTTTCACGGAAGACAGCATGGAGGACCTGCAGCAGCTTCTTCGTCCGGCGCGCCAGAAACCGCGTGGGATTTGA
- a CDS encoding adenine phosphoribosyltransferase: MDLKQYITIVEDWPKPGIKFKDITSLMDSGEAYKYATDQIVAYAKTVDAELIVGPEARGFIIGCPVAYALGIGFAPVRKEGKLPREVIRAQYGLEYGTDVLTMHKDAIKPGQRVLITDDLLATGGTINATINLVEQLGGVVVGCAFLIELTYLDGRKNLDGYDVTTLMQY, from the coding sequence ATGGATTTAAAGCAATATATAACCATCGTAGAAGATTGGCCGAAGCCAGGAATCAAATTCAAGGACATTACATCTTTGATGGACAGCGGCGAAGCCTATAAATACGCAACGGACCAAATCGTCGCATACGCGAAGACGGTCGATGCAGAACTTATCGTCGGGCCGGAAGCTCGCGGCTTCATCATTGGCTGTCCAGTTGCTTACGCTCTTGGAATCGGCTTTGCGCCAGTCCGCAAAGAAGGCAAATTGCCGCGTGAAGTGATTCGCGCACAATATGGCCTCGAGTACGGGACAGACGTATTGACGATGCATAAAGACGCCATCAAACCGGGGCAGCGCGTCTTGATCACGGACGATCTTTTGGCTACCGGCGGAACGATCAACGCAACGATCAACCTGGTCGAACAGCTTGGCGGCGTTGTTGTCGGCTGCGCATTTTTAATCGAATTGACTTATCTGGATGGCCGCAAGAACCTCGACGGCTACGATGTCACAACTTTGATGCAATATTAA
- the secDF gene encoding protein translocase subunit SecDF, whose product MKARSRIIAFFLLVFMLIGLIGTTSLPIAKDINLGLDLQGGFEVLYQVEPLEEGQEITEEVVSDTTDALRSRIDVLGVSEPSIQIESGNRIRVQLAGIEDQSSARELLSTEANLSFRDADDNVMLSGNDLAQGGATATFNQEGQPIVTLELNEPGKFAEVTGEIAQKPAPDNVLVIWLDFEEGVDSYQEERLEADPKFVSDPRVSQRINSPSVEISGSFTVEETQNLAGILNAGALPVKLEEVYSTSVGAQFGEQALDQTTFAAGIGIAAVLIFMLLFYRFPGAIAVVTLSAYVYLILVIFQWIGGVLTLPGIAAIMLGVGMAVDANIITYERIREELRTGESVRDAFRTGARSSFSAIIDANITTLLAAAVLFYFGTSSVKGFATMLIISILASFLTAVWGSRLLLGLWVWSGFLDDKPGWFGLSKNKIHSKEENLHITDLTTPYDRFDFAGNRRKFFAASLALILAGMVVLSIFQLNLGIDFSSGTRVEVTSESSLTKDEVESFVESAGYPSDDIVMAGEGSSIGVVRYSEEFSQTEIDELKSAAIDEYGIEPNVSTVSPTVGIELAQNALYALAIAAVGIIIYVAFRFEWRMGVASVVALLHDAFFIVAAFSLLRLEVDITFIAAVLTIIGYSINDTIVTFDRIRENMRRVKKVETVEQLEKIVNTSLRQTLTRSVNTVMTVFLVVLALLIFGAASITNFSIALLIGLVAGTYSSIFIAAQLWLVMKKGELKKKGPIDIEKKEQESKWGSDEPVV is encoded by the coding sequence ATGAAAGCAAGATCTCGCATCATCGCCTTTTTCCTGCTGGTATTCATGCTCATTGGCCTGATTGGCACGACCAGCCTGCCGATCGCCAAAGACATCAATCTCGGGCTTGATCTGCAGGGCGGATTTGAAGTTCTTTATCAAGTCGAACCGCTCGAAGAAGGACAGGAAATTACAGAAGAAGTCGTCTCTGATACGACAGATGCGCTGAGAAGCCGCATCGATGTGCTCGGCGTAAGTGAGCCGAGCATCCAAATCGAAAGCGGCAACCGCATACGCGTTCAATTGGCGGGTATTGAAGACCAATCGTCTGCCCGTGAGCTGCTTTCAACAGAAGCGAATTTATCGTTCCGCGATGCAGATGATAATGTCATGCTATCGGGGAATGACCTCGCGCAAGGCGGTGCGACGGCTACTTTCAACCAGGAAGGCCAGCCAATCGTCACACTTGAACTGAACGAACCGGGCAAATTCGCTGAAGTGACGGGCGAAATCGCTCAAAAGCCGGCACCGGACAATGTCTTGGTCATCTGGCTCGATTTTGAAGAAGGCGTCGATTCCTATCAGGAAGAACGCCTGGAAGCGGATCCGAAATTCGTTTCCGACCCGCGTGTATCACAGCGCATCAATTCACCAAGCGTTGAAATCTCCGGTTCCTTTACAGTTGAGGAAACGCAGAATTTGGCCGGTATTTTGAACGCCGGGGCGCTTCCGGTAAAACTCGAAGAAGTGTATTCGACTTCTGTCGGGGCGCAATTTGGTGAACAGGCGCTTGACCAGACGACTTTCGCTGCTGGAATCGGCATCGCGGCAGTTCTCATCTTCATGCTGTTGTTCTACCGTTTCCCAGGCGCGATCGCAGTCGTCACGCTATCCGCTTACGTCTATTTGATCCTTGTGATCTTCCAGTGGATTGGCGGGGTGCTGACCTTGCCAGGTATCGCAGCTATCATGCTCGGTGTCGGGATGGCAGTCGATGCCAATATCATCACCTATGAGCGCATACGCGAAGAATTGCGGACAGGCGAATCCGTTCGGGATGCGTTTCGTACAGGCGCAAGATCTTCATTTTCTGCGATCATCGACGCGAATATCACGACACTTTTAGCTGCCGCCGTCTTGTTCTATTTCGGCACAAGCTCCGTTAAAGGTTTTGCGACGATGCTGATTATTTCCATTCTTGCCAGCTTCCTGACTGCTGTATGGGGTTCTCGTCTTCTGCTTGGTTTGTGGGTATGGAGCGGATTCCTGGATGATAAACCGGGATGGTTCGGCTTATCGAAAAACAAGATTCACTCAAAAGAAGAAAATCTTCACATCACGGATTTGACGACGCCTTACGACCGCTTTGATTTTGCCGGCAACCGCCGCAAATTCTTCGCTGCCTCGCTTGCGCTCATTTTAGCAGGCATGGTCGTGCTGTCGATTTTCCAATTGAACTTAGGAATCGATTTCTCCAGCGGTACACGCGTCGAAGTCACTTCTGAATCTTCATTGACAAAAGATGAAGTGGAGAGCTTCGTGGAAAGTGCAGGCTACCCGTCTGACGACATCGTCATGGCAGGGGAAGGTTCTTCAATCGGCGTCGTTCGATACAGCGAAGAATTCAGCCAAACGGAAATTGACGAATTGAAATCTGCGGCAATAGACGAATACGGCATCGAGCCGAACGTCTCGACCGTATCGCCGACTGTCGGCATTGAACTGGCACAAAATGCCTTGTACGCGCTTGCCATTGCGGCAGTCGGCATTATCATCTATGTGGCATTCCGCTTTGAATGGCGCATGGGTGTGGCCTCGGTCGTCGCGCTTCTGCACGATGCGTTCTTCATCGTCGCGGCATTCAGTTTACTGCGGCTTGAAGTGGACATTACGTTCATCGCTGCCGTGCTGACGATCATCGGATATTCGATCAACGACACAATCGTAACCTTTGACCGGATCCGCGAGAACATGCGCCGCGTCAAAAAGGTGGAAACGGTGGAGCAATTGGAGAAAATCGTCAATACTTCACTGCGCCAGACCTTGACGCGTTCGGTCAATACCGTCATGACGGTATTCCTCGTTGTGCTTGCGCTTCTGATCTTTGGCGCTGCTTCGATCACGAATTTCTCGATCGCTTTGTTGATCGGCTTGGTCGCAGGGACGTACTCATCGATCTTTATCGCTGCTCAACTATGGCTCGTCATGAAAAAAGGCGAGTTGAAAAAGAAAGGCCCGATCGATATCGAGAAGAAAGAACAAGAGTCCAAATGGGGCTCTGACGAACCGGTCGTTTAA
- the tgt gene encoding tRNA guanosine(34) transglycosylase Tgt codes for MTHAVTYEHIKTCKQTGARLGIVHTPHGSFETPAFMPVGTQATVKTMSPEELKAMNAGIILSNTYHLWLRPGNDVIKEAGGLHKFMNWDRPILTDSGGFQVFSLSEFRNIKEEGVHFRNHMNGDKLFLSPEKAMQIQNDLGSDIMMAFDECPPYPATHEYMKSSVERTSRWAERCLAAHERPQDQGLFGIIQGGEYEDLRRQSAEDLVALDFPGYAIGGLSVGEPKDVMNRALEFTTPFMPFDKPRYLMGVGSPDSLIDGAIRGIDMFDCVLPTRIARNGTLMTSEGRLNLKNAKFKRDFTPIDEKCTCYTCTNYTRAYVHHLLRADETFGIRLTSYHNLHFLLNLMEQVRQAIREDRLGDFREEFFEAYGFNKPNAKNF; via the coding sequence ATGACCCATGCAGTAACATACGAACACATCAAAACTTGTAAACAAACAGGCGCACGCCTTGGCATCGTCCACACGCCTCACGGCTCGTTCGAAACGCCTGCCTTCATGCCGGTCGGCACACAAGCGACCGTCAAGACAATGAGCCCGGAAGAATTGAAGGCGATGAACGCCGGCATTATCCTGAGCAATACGTATCACCTGTGGCTGCGCCCAGGGAATGACGTCATCAAGGAAGCGGGCGGCCTTCATAAATTTATGAACTGGGACCGTCCGATCCTCACCGATTCCGGCGGTTTCCAGGTGTTCTCACTCAGTGAGTTCCGCAACATCAAAGAAGAAGGCGTCCATTTCCGCAACCATATGAACGGCGATAAACTGTTCTTGAGCCCGGAAAAAGCGATGCAAATCCAGAATGACCTTGGTTCTGACATCATGATGGCGTTTGACGAATGCCCGCCATACCCGGCGACGCATGAATACATGAAATCCAGTGTCGAACGCACATCGCGCTGGGCGGAGCGCTGCTTGGCAGCACACGAACGCCCGCAGGACCAAGGCTTGTTCGGCATCATCCAAGGCGGCGAGTACGAAGATTTGCGCAGACAAAGCGCGGAAGACTTGGTCGCGCTCGACTTCCCGGGCTATGCGATCGGCGGATTGTCGGTCGGTGAACCGAAAGATGTCATGAACCGTGCGCTCGAATTCACGACGCCTTTCATGCCGTTTGATAAGCCGCGTTATTTGATGGGCGTCGGCTCGCCTGATTCCTTGATCGACGGCGCGATCCGCGGCATCGATATGTTCGACTGCGTATTGCCGACGCGCATCGCCCGCAACGGGACATTGATGACGAGTGAAGGCCGATTGAACTTGAAAAATGCCAAGTTCAAGCGCGATTTCACGCCGATTGATGAGAAATGCACATGCTATACATGCACCAATTACACGCGTGCTTATGTGCACCACTTATTGCGTGCAGATGAAACCTTCGGAATTCGCCTTACGAGTTATCATAACCTGCATTTTCTGTTAAACTTAATGGAACAGGTGCGTCAAGCGATCCGCGAAGACCGCCTGGGAGATTTCCGCGAAGAATTTTTTGAAGCGTACGGATTTAATAAGCCGAATGCAAAAAACTTCTGA